The following coding sequences lie in one Alicyclobacillus curvatus genomic window:
- a CDS encoding response regulator transcription factor, with amino-acid sequence MTVVAKADDGNQATDGTVKTHVHHILQKLSVDDRTQAVVLAIRSGLVDR; translated from the coding sequence ATGACGGTGGTGGCGAAAGCGGACGATGGTAACCAAGCAACGGACGGTACCGTGAAGACCCATGTCCATCACATTTTGCAGAAACTTAGCGTGGATGATAGAACCCAGGCCGTTGTCTTAGCCATCCGCAGCGGGCTAGTGGATAGGTGA